GCTCGTCGGTCGGTGTCGGGGGTCCGCGCGGATCCGCTGTCCTGGTCGGCACGCCCGGCTCCTGGCTGCTCGTCGGCGACGAGACGGCCATCCCCGCGATCCGCCGGTTCGCGGCGCTCATCCCGGTCGGCGCTCCGGCACGCCTCGTGATCGAGACCGTCTCCGCGGGCCGCGAGGTCGAGATCGACTCGCCCGTCGACATCGAGTGGCTCCACCGCGGCGACGCCCCCTCCGGCTCGGCGCTCATCGCGTTCCTCGAGTCACTGACCGCCGAACACGCCGTCGGCGAGGATCCGTTCGTCTTCATCGCCGCCGAGCAGTCGATCGTGAAGCCGTGTCGAGCGCTCCTCGAACGGTGGGGCGTCGATGCGTCGCACGCCGTCGTGAAGGGCTACTGGAAGCGGGGCGAGGCCGAGTACCACGCCCCGCACTAGTGCGACGTCCGCGGTCCCTGGAAGACTGGCGGCATGGCTCTTCTCGATCACCTGGGCATCACCGTCGACGACCTCGAGCGCGGCCGGGCGCAGTTCCATCCGGTCCTCACGGCGCTCGGCTACCGCAGCGGCGGCGAAGACGACCACTCGATCTCGTGGAACAACGGCGACGAGACCGAGATCATCCTCTACACGTGGGATGAGGACTCCGGTCCGCACCGGCACGGTCGCGTCGGGTGGCAGCATCTCGCTTGGGCGATGGACTCGCGGGACGCGGTCGATCGCCTGCACGCCCTGGCGCTGGACGCGGGGTGGACCGCCGTGCGCGACCCCAAGGAGTACCCCCGCTACTCCGATCGCTACTACGCCTCGTTCGTCGAGGACGCCGACGGCATCCGCATCGAGTTCATGTACAACCCTCCGCGCGAGCAGGCTTGACGCCCGGGCGTGTCGCCCCCTAGTCTCGGAAAGCTGTGCCGACCGGCGCAGCACGCCAGCCGAGGAGACGACAGGATGACCGCTCTGCGGAAACTCCCCTTCGCCACGGTCGAGG
This genomic interval from Microbacterium sp. LWH11-1.2 contains the following:
- a CDS encoding siderophore-interacting protein; this translates as MSDTKSGFSIERRGLDLRFRNVTLSAREWLAPDFVRVRLTGSDLAGFDSPGSDDHMRLFFPAGPTGSVEELRAAPSREYTPLAWGEDWLDVEFAVHGDAGVAAPWAAKAPLGSSVGVGGPRGSAVLVGTPGSWLLVGDETAIPAIRRFAALIPVGAPARLVIETVSAGREVEIDSPVDIEWLHRGDAPSGSALIAFLESLTAEHAVGEDPFVFIAAEQSIVKPCRALLERWGVDASHAVVKGYWKRGEAEYHAPH
- a CDS encoding VOC family protein, with protein sequence MALLDHLGITVDDLERGRAQFHPVLTALGYRSGGEDDHSISWNNGDETEIILYTWDEDSGPHRHGRVGWQHLAWAMDSRDAVDRLHALALDAGWTAVRDPKEYPRYSDRYYASFVEDADGIRIEFMYNPPREQA